One segment of Macaca fascicularis isolate 582-1 chromosome 2, T2T-MFA8v1.1 DNA contains the following:
- the RTP4 gene encoding receptor-transporting protein 4: MVVDIRTWEQTFQELIQEAKPWAKWTLKLDENLQLDCLAQGWKQYQQRAFGWFRCSSCQRSWASAQVQILCHTSWEHWTSQGQVHMRLFGQRCQKCSWSQYEMPEFSSDSTMRILSNLVQHILKKYYGNGTRKSPEMPVILEVALEGSHDTANCEACTLGICGQGLKSYMTKPSKSPLSHLKTGNSSPGIGAAYIPNQGKNQSAETKEAKGRGYEKLGPSRDPDPLNICVFVLLLVFIIVKCFTSE, from the exons atggTTGTAGATATCCGGACTTGGGAGCAGACATTTCAAGAACTAATCCAAGAGGCAAAACCCTGGGCCAAATGGACACTGAAGTTGGATGAAAACCTTCAGCTAGACTGCCTGGCTCAAGGGTGGAAGCAATACCAACAGAGAGCATTTGGCTG GTTCCGGTGTTCTTCCTGCCAGCGAAGCTGGGCTTCCGCCCAGGTGCAGATTCTGTGCCACACGTCCTGGGAGCACTGGACATCTCAGGGCCAGGTGCATATGAGGCTCTTTGGCCAAAGGTGCCAGAAGTGCTCCTGGTCCCAATATGAGATGCCTGAGTTCTCCTCGGATAGCACCATGAGGATTCTGAGCAACCTGGTGCAGCATATACTGAAGAAATACTATGGAAATGGCACGAGGAAGTCTCCAGAAATGCCAGTAATCCTGGAAGTGGCCCTGGAAGGATCCCATGACACAGCCAATTGTGAGGCATGCACTCTGGGCATCTGTGGACAGGGCTTAAAAAGCTACATGACAAAGCCATCCAAATCCCCACTCTCCCACCTAAAGACTGGGAATTCCTCACCTGGAATTGGTGCTGCATACATCCCAAACCAAGGCAAGAACCAGTCAGCTGAGACAAAAGAGGCTAAGGGGAGAGGGTATGAGAAATTAGGGCCCAGTCGAGACCCAGATCCATTGAACATCTGTGTCTTTGTTTTGCTGCTTGTATTTATTATAGTCAAATGCTTTACATCAGAATGA